In Streptomyces sp. DG2A-72, one genomic interval encodes:
- a CDS encoding polysaccharide pyruvyl transferase family protein: MTLARSAVSNVLITGITSCESRGVEALARAIAEQLNTEGGNKVTVLTQTPVLDAEALAPTGALCVADPFVVSRSWQQMRPQESPAELTARREQLLAETDLVIATGGDLHTSDYGVSTPYLRALIAAQERDIPTVMIGQSVGPFDDPADAEAWLAVANRCHLLTVRESASHGYLVGKLGLPEHRVQLSSNPAFLLPTATGERTSAALSPLGLTPEDTYICLAPSQGITRFSAVEEAQHATALTRLAISLVRTRKMPVVLVPHCHDSRSHNDDRILAARIAEAAGMPQVMALPGVLTASDYKGVLSHAELVISERLHAAIGALSSGVPAIAIGHSHKFNGVLAETYGETVDVDDIHADVRAFVQDATVIDRLVNDTDAAGLRATLRQRLPLIMERARGDFAQINGLLGA, translated from the coding sequence ATGACCCTTGCGAGGTCCGCTGTGTCCAACGTCCTGATCACCGGCATCACCAGTTGCGAGAGCCGAGGCGTCGAGGCCCTGGCCCGCGCCATCGCCGAGCAACTGAACACCGAAGGAGGCAACAAGGTCACCGTCCTTACCCAGACCCCGGTGCTCGACGCGGAAGCCCTCGCCCCCACTGGTGCCCTCTGTGTGGCCGATCCCTTCGTCGTCTCCCGCTCCTGGCAGCAGATGCGTCCTCAGGAGAGCCCTGCCGAACTGACCGCACGCCGCGAACAACTGCTCGCCGAAACCGACCTGGTCATCGCCACCGGGGGCGACCTGCACACCTCGGATTACGGGGTATCCACGCCGTACCTGCGTGCCCTCATCGCCGCGCAAGAGAGGGACATCCCGACGGTCATGATCGGCCAGTCCGTCGGCCCCTTCGACGACCCGGCCGACGCTGAGGCATGGCTCGCGGTCGCCAACCGGTGCCATCTGCTCACCGTCCGGGAGAGCGCCTCCCACGGCTACCTCGTGGGTAAGCTCGGCCTCCCCGAGCACCGTGTGCAACTGTCTTCCAACCCTGCCTTCCTCCTGCCGACAGCCACCGGCGAGCGGACATCGGCCGCGCTCAGTCCCCTGGGGCTAACTCCCGAAGACACCTACATATGCCTCGCACCCAGCCAGGGCATCACCCGCTTCAGCGCCGTGGAGGAGGCGCAGCACGCAACCGCACTGACACGACTGGCCATCTCCCTCGTCCGCACTCGGAAGATGCCGGTCGTCCTCGTGCCGCACTGCCACGACTCCCGGTCCCACAACGACGACCGGATCCTCGCCGCCCGCATCGCCGAGGCCGCCGGCATGCCCCAGGTCATGGCGCTGCCCGGCGTGCTGACGGCTTCCGACTACAAGGGCGTGCTCTCCCACGCCGAACTCGTCATCTCCGAACGCCTGCACGCCGCGATCGGCGCACTGTCCAGCGGCGTCCCGGCGATCGCGATCGGCCACTCGCACAAGTTCAACGGGGTGCTCGCCGAAACCTACGGCGAGACCGTCGACGTCGACGACATCCACGCAGACGTCCGGGCCTTCGTCCAGGACGCCACCGTCATCGACCGGCTCGTCAACGACACCGACGCGGCCGGGCTGCGTGCCACTCTGCGGCAACGCCTCCCGCTGATCATGGAACGGGCCCGTGGCGATTTCGCGCAGATCAACGGGCTCCTCGGAGCCTGA
- a CDS encoding glycosyltransferase family 2 protein — protein MTSPNPTGQSPKVRVATITVGTNERRWLEPCLATLLDSDTPEIDLTVWYIDNDSHDGSTAFVEDRFPDVRVIQNQSNVGFACANNIGMRAALDDGADYVFLVNPDTQTPKSLVRELAEFMETWTDYGVVGPMQYEYDESGSTALGAYNDWSKTALRWGEQHAFAGDWPNHPSPASSPFGRAPNTLEHAYVQGAAFFVRAALLRTVGLFDKVFHTYYEETDLCRRTRWAGWRVALLLDVGIQHFGGGGTTGSSYRRIQMRRNRYYYLLTDIDWRPLPMLRLAARWLKDDLRGRGVGGVTTWWCGAWETTEAVGWLVCRARLIRARRHAHRRLGPQAGGPARPQAGSAR, from the coding sequence GTGACCAGTCCCAACCCCACTGGCCAGAGCCCCAAGGTGCGGGTGGCGACTATCACGGTGGGCACCAACGAGCGCAGGTGGCTGGAGCCCTGTCTCGCAACACTCCTGGACAGCGACACCCCCGAGATCGACCTGACGGTCTGGTACATCGACAACGACTCCCACGACGGCAGCACGGCCTTCGTCGAGGACCGATTTCCCGACGTGCGGGTCATCCAGAACCAGAGCAACGTCGGCTTCGCCTGTGCCAACAACATCGGCATGCGGGCGGCGCTCGACGACGGCGCTGACTACGTGTTCCTCGTCAACCCGGACACCCAGACCCCGAAGTCGCTGGTGCGCGAGCTGGCCGAGTTCATGGAGACCTGGACCGACTACGGCGTCGTCGGTCCCATGCAGTACGAGTACGACGAGTCGGGCAGTACCGCTCTGGGCGCGTACAACGACTGGTCGAAAACCGCTCTGCGCTGGGGCGAGCAGCACGCCTTCGCCGGAGACTGGCCGAACCACCCCTCACCTGCCAGCTCGCCCTTCGGGCGGGCTCCGAACACCCTGGAGCACGCCTACGTCCAGGGGGCGGCCTTCTTCGTCCGCGCCGCGCTGCTGCGCACCGTCGGACTCTTCGACAAGGTCTTCCACACGTACTACGAGGAGACCGATCTGTGCCGTCGCACCCGCTGGGCCGGGTGGCGCGTCGCCCTCCTGCTCGACGTCGGGATACAGCACTTCGGCGGCGGAGGAACCACGGGTAGCAGCTACCGGCGCATCCAGATGCGGCGCAACCGCTACTACTACCTCCTCACCGACATCGACTGGCGTCCCCTGCCCATGCTGCGGTTGGCAGCCCGGTGGCTGAAGGACGATCTGCGCGGACGTGGCGTGGGCGGAGTTACCACCTGGTGGTGCGGGGCCTGGGAGACCACCGAGGCCGTGGGCTGGCTTGTGTGCCGGGCACGACTGATCCGGGCCCGGCGCCACGCCCACCGCCGGCTCGGCCCACAGGCGGGCGGTCCCGCCCGCCCGCAGGCAGGGAGCGCGCGATGA
- a CDS encoding HAD family hydrolase, translating to MVHLGRWSGGHGMTGRTLAVDVGGILYYDEPFDLAWLQGVWELAQADNPALTMDSFLHAMRNFYQDRAPGTPPPSLFPPNGTKSWQRIRERWTSLIQPIPGAVDALSDLAREYQVCIVANQPPECLAALRVLGIEQRVQLVALDSLVGYAKPDPRLFKWALDRLGWKPEHTTVVGDRTDHDAAPALALGCSVAIINLDSGWSAPAGVDPEIVTTYRELKARRGHTTEGSTGYWAIAALGDLADVLLAIGCKERSPQPSQEVRP from the coding sequence GTGGTTCACCTGGGCCGCTGGTCGGGCGGCCACGGCATGACCGGCCGCACCCTCGCCGTCGACGTCGGCGGCATCCTCTACTACGACGAGCCGTTCGACCTCGCCTGGCTCCAGGGCGTCTGGGAGCTCGCGCAGGCGGACAACCCCGCCCTCACCATGGACTCTTTCCTCCATGCGATGCGCAACTTCTACCAGGACCGCGCGCCCGGAACACCCCCGCCCAGCCTCTTCCCGCCCAACGGCACGAAGAGTTGGCAGCGCATCCGCGAACGCTGGACCTCGCTCATCCAGCCCATTCCGGGAGCCGTCGACGCGCTCAGCGACCTCGCCAGGGAGTACCAGGTGTGCATCGTCGCCAACCAGCCCCCGGAATGCCTCGCCGCCCTGCGTGTTCTCGGCATCGAGCAACGGGTCCAACTCGTCGCACTCGACTCCCTTGTCGGCTACGCCAAACCCGACCCCCGCCTCTTCAAGTGGGCCCTGGACCGGCTGGGCTGGAAGCCGGAGCACACCACGGTTGTCGGCGACCGGACCGACCACGACGCTGCTCCGGCACTCGCTCTCGGCTGCTCGGTGGCGATCATCAACCTCGACAGCGGATGGAGCGCGCCTGCCGGGGTCGATCCCGAGATCGTGACCACCTATCGCGAACTGAAGGCCCGGCGCGGCCACACAACCGAGGGGAGCACGGGTTACTGGGCCATCGCCGCCCTCGGGGACCTGGCCGACGTGCTGCTGGCGATCGGCTGCAAAGAGCGCAGCCCACAGCCGAGCCAGGAGGTGCGTCCGTGA
- a CDS encoding UDP-glucuronic acid decarboxylase family protein, protein MKVSLPGCGPGSAPFRRAVVTGGCGFVGSHLCDLLLDSGVEVVCVDNFLTGTADNVVHRQPDDRFELLVHDVTDPISIPGKVDLVLHLASPASPLDYLRLPVETLQAGSVGTFSALELAREKQARFVLASTSEVYGDPLQHPQRESYWGNVNPVGPRSVYDEAKRFAEAATTAYRAKHGVDTAIVRIFNTFGPRMRAEDGRAVPTFIRQALAGEPLTVTGDGSQTRSLCYVDDTVRAILAVAASSHPGPVNLGNPAETTVLELARLVRELSRSAAPIEFIDRPADDPGRRRPDITLAWEQFGWKPETDPRKGLSATIDWFTTQLDDTAARER, encoded by the coding sequence ATGAAAGTCTCTTTACCGGGGTGCGGCCCAGGCTCGGCCCCCTTCCGGCGCGCCGTCGTCACCGGCGGCTGTGGGTTCGTCGGCTCGCACCTGTGCGATCTGCTGCTCGACAGTGGTGTCGAGGTGGTGTGCGTCGACAACTTCCTCACGGGCACGGCGGACAACGTCGTGCACCGTCAGCCGGACGATCGGTTCGAGTTACTGGTTCACGACGTCACGGATCCGATCTCGATACCAGGGAAGGTCGACCTCGTACTCCACCTTGCCTCGCCGGCCTCCCCGCTGGACTACCTGCGTTTGCCGGTCGAGACGCTGCAGGCCGGTTCCGTCGGAACCTTCAGCGCGCTGGAACTGGCTCGGGAGAAGCAGGCCCGCTTCGTGCTCGCATCCACCTCTGAGGTCTACGGCGACCCGCTGCAGCACCCGCAGCGGGAGTCGTACTGGGGCAACGTCAATCCGGTGGGGCCGCGCAGCGTGTACGACGAGGCCAAGCGCTTCGCGGAGGCGGCCACCACTGCCTACCGCGCCAAGCACGGTGTCGACACCGCAATCGTGCGGATCTTCAACACGTTCGGGCCGCGGATGCGCGCGGAGGACGGACGAGCGGTTCCGACCTTCATCCGCCAGGCGCTGGCTGGTGAGCCGCTTACCGTCACCGGCGACGGATCGCAGACGCGGTCGCTGTGCTACGTCGACGACACCGTCCGCGCCATCCTCGCCGTCGCCGCCAGCAGCCATCCTGGCCCGGTCAACCTGGGCAATCCCGCCGAGACCACGGTCCTGGAGCTCGCGCGCCTGGTGCGGGAACTGAGTCGGTCCGCCGCGCCGATCGAGTTCATCGACCGGCCGGCCGACGACCCGGGGCGTCGCAGGCCCGACATAACCCTCGCCTGGGAGCAGTTCGGCTGGAAGCCGGAGACCGATCCCCGCAAGGGACTGAGCGCCACCATCGACTGGTTCACCACGCAGCTCGACGACACCGCAGCGAGGGAACGATGA
- a CDS encoding NAD(P)-dependent oxidoreductase, with amino-acid sequence MPTHLVTGGAGFIGSHLVAALIERGDEVVVLDNLDGGKTENVPDGATLVVGSVADQAAVADVFASYRFDGVYHLAAFAAEGISHAVKHHNYSVNLLGSINLINASLAAEVRLFGFASSVAVYGHGHVPMREDEQPIPADSYGNAKLTVERELAVTMKLQGMPYFALRMHNVYGERQSMGDPYRNAVAIFLNQIMRGEPISVYGDGSQIRAFTYAPDIVGTFLAAAGQPAAWGQVFNVGSSQTTTVLEMAHAARTAMGVPDHPIKHLATRDEVHAAYTDNSLARRTLGDWTDTPLADGLRRTATWAREHGPVEPTSTLSIENDTAEKPEWFTWAAGRAATA; translated from the coding sequence ATGCCCACGCATCTGGTGACCGGCGGCGCCGGTTTCATCGGGTCCCACCTCGTCGCAGCCCTGATCGAGCGCGGCGATGAGGTCGTCGTCCTGGACAACCTCGACGGCGGCAAGACCGAGAACGTGCCCGACGGCGCGACCCTCGTCGTCGGCTCGGTCGCCGACCAAGCCGCTGTCGCCGATGTCTTCGCCTCGTACCGCTTCGACGGCGTCTACCACCTGGCCGCCTTCGCGGCCGAAGGCATCAGTCACGCCGTCAAGCACCATAACTACTCCGTCAACCTGCTCGGCAGCATCAACCTGATCAACGCCTCGCTGGCCGCCGAGGTCAGGTTATTCGGCTTCGCCTCGTCGGTCGCCGTGTACGGCCACGGACACGTCCCCATGCGCGAGGACGAGCAGCCCATCCCCGCCGACAGCTACGGCAACGCGAAACTCACCGTGGAGCGCGAACTCGCCGTCACCATGAAGCTGCAGGGCATGCCGTACTTCGCCCTGCGCATGCACAACGTCTACGGTGAGCGGCAGAGCATGGGCGACCCCTACCGCAACGCCGTTGCCATCTTCCTCAACCAGATCATGCGCGGCGAACCGATCAGCGTGTACGGCGACGGCAGCCAGATCCGGGCCTTCACCTACGCCCCGGACATCGTCGGCACCTTCCTCGCCGCGGCCGGCCAGCCGGCCGCCTGGGGCCAGGTCTTCAACGTCGGCTCCTCGCAGACCACCACCGTGCTGGAGATGGCACACGCCGCGCGCACCGCGATGGGCGTCCCCGACCACCCGATCAAGCACCTGGCGACCCGCGACGAAGTCCACGCCGCGTACACCGACAACAGCCTCGCCCGTAGGACGCTCGGCGACTGGACCGACACCCCGCTCGCAGACGGACTGCGACGCACCGCAACCTGGGCCCGCGAGCACGGACCCGTGGAGCCCACGAGCACACTCAGCATCGAGAACGACACCGCGGAGAAGCCCGAGTGGTTCACCTGGGCCGCTGGTCGGGCGGCCACGGCATGA
- a CDS encoding glycosyltransferase, which produces MIAEYSRAASTAGCEIGVSSQLSRLDGTVNVHLPLVDDITWATHLVLVFESRQFLSTQQRELCEAVPRQRRIILDPDGHWGPYVTAGVDDNAGADTIESWHKLYADLSDLILQPRLNEQLPDGADFFSYFGMPDIHRLATDLPHPQALPYQLQYVGANWWRWNEMTNLIRAAAAAQPPIGRIRVCGRWWTGDPHPGHVTATANEPGWMQDHGVEVAPPVPFGHVVSAMSQAAITPVLVRPLLAQMELLTPRMFETLASGSIPALWPDLGYLSALYGNDVELFLLDDDPADALARMMREPARYRERLATIQRRVHERFSYHAVLAELMRFTR; this is translated from the coding sequence ATGATCGCCGAGTACAGCCGAGCCGCCTCGACTGCCGGATGCGAGATCGGCGTCTCCAGCCAACTGTCGCGCCTGGATGGCACGGTGAACGTCCACCTGCCGCTCGTGGACGACATCACCTGGGCCACCCACCTCGTCCTCGTATTCGAGAGCAGGCAGTTCCTCTCGACCCAACAGCGTGAACTGTGTGAGGCCGTGCCTCGCCAGCGACGCATCATCCTCGACCCCGACGGCCACTGGGGCCCGTACGTCACCGCCGGCGTGGATGACAACGCGGGCGCGGACACCATCGAGTCCTGGCACAAGCTGTATGCCGACCTCAGCGATCTGATCCTGCAGCCACGCCTGAACGAACAACTCCCCGACGGAGCCGATTTCTTCAGCTACTTCGGAATGCCGGACATCCACCGGCTCGCCACCGACCTCCCACACCCGCAGGCACTGCCGTACCAGTTGCAGTACGTCGGCGCGAACTGGTGGCGCTGGAACGAGATGACCAACCTAATCCGAGCCGCTGCCGCCGCCCAGCCGCCAATCGGGCGCATCCGGGTGTGCGGACGCTGGTGGACCGGCGATCCGCACCCCGGCCATGTGACCGCCACCGCGAACGAGCCCGGCTGGATGCAGGATCACGGCGTCGAGGTGGCGCCGCCCGTTCCGTTCGGGCACGTGGTCTCCGCCATGTCCCAGGCGGCGATCACGCCGGTGCTTGTCCGACCGCTGCTCGCGCAGATGGAACTGCTGACCCCCCGGATGTTCGAAACCCTGGCCTCGGGCAGCATTCCCGCGCTCTGGCCGGACCTGGGCTACCTCTCCGCGCTCTACGGCAACGACGTGGAGCTGTTCCTGCTCGACGATGATCCGGCTGATGCCCTCGCCCGAATGATGCGCGAGCCAGCCCGATATCGCGAGCGCCTGGCGACCATCCAGCGTCGAGTCCACGAGCGCTTCAGCTATCACGCCGTTCTGGCCGAACTCATGCGGTTCACCCGATGA
- a CDS encoding phytanoyl-CoA dioxygenase family protein, giving the protein MTRHARRQTETAEAPLQTHLPDDGLQGFRTDGYAVLPQRIAEGALEALRAEADGLIRRFTQDGFRSDDYWHFTPAGTHAPVLYRIHNLESQGSPTAARLYADEGPLHPMAASILGVPVRATACAMIVKLPGVAAPVPWHRDRTNVPPHTVCNLSVFLDDSDGGNGCLEFVPGSHLTSGAEEAEALQAQGPVRALPLAAGDVAVHDVRIAHASRRNTSPRIRRSIVIEFAPAELELP; this is encoded by the coding sequence ATGACGCGACACGCACGGCGACAGACAGAGACCGCAGAGGCGCCGTTACAGACGCACCTACCTGATGACGGGCTCCAAGGCTTCCGAACGGACGGCTACGCCGTCTTGCCCCAGAGGATCGCGGAGGGCGCGCTCGAGGCTCTCCGGGCCGAGGCTGATGGCCTTATCCGGCGCTTCACCCAGGACGGGTTCCGTTCGGACGACTACTGGCACTTCACGCCCGCGGGCACGCACGCGCCCGTTCTCTACCGCATCCACAACCTGGAGAGCCAAGGCTCCCCGACGGCGGCACGCCTCTACGCCGACGAAGGCCCCCTGCACCCGATGGCCGCTTCCATCCTGGGCGTGCCCGTACGCGCCACTGCCTGCGCCATGATCGTCAAACTGCCGGGGGTGGCCGCCCCGGTGCCCTGGCACCGAGACCGGACCAATGTTCCGCCGCACACCGTGTGCAACCTGAGCGTCTTCCTCGACGACTCCGATGGGGGCAACGGATGCCTCGAATTCGTCCCCGGGTCCCACTTAACGTCCGGTGCGGAGGAGGCCGAGGCGCTCCAGGCGCAGGGCCCGGTCCGCGCTCTCCCGCTCGCGGCCGGCGACGTCGCCGTACACGACGTGCGCATCGCCCACGCCTCGCGCCGCAACACCTCCCCCCGGATCCGGCGCAGCATCGTCATCGAGTTCGCCCCCGCCGAGCTGGAGCTGCCGTGA
- a CDS encoding helix-turn-helix domain-containing protein, translated as MSENLTLGDRLRVARRTRNLSTAQLAQKVAVSASYIQKLESGARKASPSLVLSLAKALHFGPEVLTGQPYYGEPEAEDRVHAVIPELRRLLLCYDSPDDLDIAPRALPVLASEVDQVAALRRDARYAPMGPLLPPIITELTHVALGGRNGGQTKAFWHLARAYRAVNSLAHKMGHHDLSNTALERVRWAADRSGDPLLQFTAGYLVAGAMLRQGAYSSARRKLVALRTELERLQPERSFSDDALAVDGALLLKLAVLEARENNPDRADSYLREAEQVASLAGNRDSLAYEMSFGPTNIRIHEVHTLIDMGDTEQALARLTEWSPVSAGEWAPPATTVGERSSHHFIDVASAKLAMGDRTGAFADLKQARKVAPNHTRFHPSVRETTTALLRIDAHPSNELSAFGSWTGISTT; from the coding sequence ATGAGTGAAAACCTGACGCTGGGAGACCGTCTCCGTGTTGCACGCAGGACACGGAACCTGTCGACCGCTCAACTGGCGCAAAAGGTCGCCGTGTCCGCGAGCTACATACAGAAACTGGAGTCCGGTGCACGGAAGGCTTCACCCTCGCTGGTGCTGTCGCTCGCCAAGGCGCTGCACTTCGGCCCCGAGGTTCTGACCGGTCAGCCGTACTACGGCGAGCCGGAGGCGGAAGACCGCGTGCACGCTGTCATCCCGGAACTGCGTCGCCTCCTGCTGTGCTACGACAGCCCCGATGACTTGGACATCGCCCCCCGTGCGCTTCCCGTTCTCGCCTCCGAAGTCGACCAGGTTGCCGCCCTGCGCCGCGACGCGCGCTACGCCCCGATGGGCCCCTTGCTGCCCCCCATCATCACCGAGCTGACGCACGTGGCCCTCGGCGGCCGCAATGGGGGTCAGACCAAGGCGTTCTGGCATCTGGCCCGCGCCTACCGAGCCGTGAACTCGCTGGCTCACAAGATGGGCCACCACGACCTGTCAAACACGGCCCTGGAGCGGGTGCGGTGGGCGGCTGACCGCTCTGGGGACCCACTGTTGCAGTTCACAGCTGGCTATCTGGTGGCGGGCGCGATGCTTCGCCAGGGCGCCTACTCGTCCGCACGCCGCAAGCTTGTCGCACTGCGGACCGAGTTGGAGCGGCTACAGCCGGAACGCTCCTTCTCCGACGATGCGCTCGCCGTCGACGGTGCGCTGTTGCTGAAGCTGGCAGTACTTGAGGCCCGCGAGAACAATCCGGATCGCGCGGACTCGTACCTGCGCGAGGCGGAGCAGGTGGCCAGTTTGGCGGGCAACCGCGACTCGTTGGCGTACGAGATGTCGTTCGGTCCGACGAACATCCGCATCCACGAGGTACACACCTTGATCGACATGGGTGACACCGAGCAGGCGCTCGCCCGTCTCACCGAGTGGTCCCCCGTTTCTGCCGGCGAGTGGGCTCCGCCCGCCACGACCGTCGGCGAGCGGTCCAGTCACCACTTCATCGACGTAGCTTCCGCGAAGCTCGCCATGGGTGACCGGACCGGCGCGTTCGCCGATCTCAAGCAGGCGCGAAAGGTCGCGCCGAACCACACGCGGTTCCACCCCTCCGTCCGCGAGACGACTACGGCGTTGCTGAGGATCGACGCGCACCCCTCCAACGAGCTCTCAGCGTTCGGCAGTTGGACCGGCATTAGCACAACTTGA
- a CDS encoding helix-turn-helix domain-containing protein: MIVDSRHVQGQVQLDAHSRGDDAIPTDHRGRNLTALAADAPANREPAGEGTATRESRHWEYTRVADRTAEADIECLGRQCQRCQCVLSRYNEDTYCSTCSRRVRHRPDPVPSVPIAVWERTDVQEALCARDFGMLCHLVREASSLRQSDMAELTGLSQAFLSMLESGARRLTNIDKIVELLAGLDAPAELTGPMLRMPGLTDEPDWWQGARSS; encoded by the coding sequence ATGATCGTCGACTCGAGGCACGTTCAGGGGCAGGTCCAACTGGACGCGCATTCTCGGGGCGATGATGCGATTCCGACTGACCATCGGGGGCGCAACTTGACCGCCCTCGCTGCCGATGCGCCAGCCAATCGTGAGCCCGCCGGTGAAGGCACCGCGACAAGGGAATCCAGGCATTGGGAATACACCCGCGTAGCCGATCGCACTGCAGAAGCAGATATAGAGTGCCTCGGCCGTCAGTGCCAAAGGTGTCAATGTGTCCTCAGTCGATATAACGAGGATACATATTGCAGTACTTGTTCACGCAGGGTGCGGCATCGGCCCGATCCTGTACCGAGTGTGCCGATCGCAGTATGGGAGCGTACTGATGTTCAAGAAGCCCTGTGCGCCCGCGACTTTGGCATGCTGTGCCACTTGGTTCGTGAGGCAAGCAGTCTGCGACAGAGCGACATGGCCGAGCTCACAGGGTTAAGCCAGGCCTTCTTATCGATGCTGGAGTCAGGTGCTCGACGGCTGACAAACATCGACAAGATCGTCGAACTGCTAGCCGGACTCGATGCTCCGGCAGAACTTACCGGCCCCATGCTCCGAATGCCAGGCTTGACGGACGAGCCTGATTGGTGGCAGGGCGCACGGTCGTCATAG
- a CDS encoding glycosyltransferase family 2 protein — protein sequence MTLGADLPLTIAICSNRPDSLPGAVVRTAAAMGARDRLLIIADMPAQHVPTLPTSASPPPSRIRVICNAGNQGLAHSRNKAMKEATTRHLVFLDDDIVPTVEALTQIRAALTAGAQVTGTRISAHLQGHRRPWFLTSGQLHYLGSHAPSRPASIWGGSFAIDSEHARLLGVGFDERLGRIGSSLTSAEDTTFVREMIARGATATILHDAEVQHLIPAHRLTLSYLLRRAFWQGRSEARRDDARRGIGKEWNRNRSGDGARPVLTALALFYTSSVLLGVCWEAITRSRASATDAETGSDR from the coding sequence GTGACCCTCGGCGCCGACCTGCCCCTCACCATCGCCATCTGCAGCAACCGCCCCGACAGCCTGCCGGGAGCCGTCGTCCGTACCGCCGCGGCGATGGGCGCCCGGGACCGCCTGCTGATCATCGCGGACATGCCCGCCCAGCACGTTCCCACACTGCCCACGAGCGCCTCGCCGCCTCCGTCACGCATCCGCGTCATCTGCAACGCGGGAAACCAGGGACTCGCCCACAGCCGCAACAAGGCCATGAAGGAAGCCACGACACGGCACCTCGTCTTCCTCGACGACGACATCGTCCCCACCGTCGAGGCTCTGACGCAGATACGGGCCGCTCTGACCGCCGGCGCACAGGTCACAGGGACGAGGATCTCCGCCCATCTTCAGGGGCACCGCCGCCCTTGGTTCCTCACTTCGGGACAGTTGCACTACCTCGGGTCCCACGCTCCATCCCGGCCGGCGTCAATCTGGGGCGGCAGCTTCGCCATCGACTCCGAGCACGCCCGCTTGCTCGGAGTCGGCTTCGACGAACGCCTCGGCCGGATCGGCAGCTCCCTCACCTCCGCCGAGGACACCACCTTTGTGCGGGAGATGATCGCGCGCGGCGCCACCGCGACGATCCTGCACGACGCCGAGGTCCAACACCTGATCCCCGCTCACCGGTTGACCTTGTCCTACCTGCTGCGCCGCGCCTTCTGGCAGGGGCGCAGCGAAGCACGGCGCGACGACGCGCGGCGAGGCATCGGGAAGGAATGGAACCGCAACCGCTCAGGAGACGGCGCTCGCCCAGTACTGACCGCCCTCGCCCTGTTCTACACCTCCAGCGTTCTCCTCGGAGTCTGCTGGGAGGCCATCACGCGGAGCCGGGCCAGCGCCACCGATGCCGAGACCGGGAGTGACCGATGA
- a CDS encoding glycosyltransferase gives MKVAMVIPPHRYGADPSQWITVPPQGYGGIQWVVATLMDGLLAAGCEILLLGAPGSPVQEGVTVSAAVETADIHEAIETFGPDIIHDHSNNDALPACDLRPTVSTHHLNGVPERQINGIYLSRAQRTAAGSLSAPVIRLPVNPSRYPFQEAKDDYFLFLGRVSVHKGVREAAAFAHAAGVPLTVAGPAWEKDYLDALLADFPNTVHYIGEVGGDTRTRLIARARAQLVLSQPWGGPFGGRWIEPGATVVSEAAASGTPVIASDNGCLPEIVPGVGTVLPVGREITPSDAKRVLASLPKAQSVRETAVDRWGHHTIARQYLLVYRRAVSGEVWR, from the coding sequence ATGAAGGTGGCCATGGTGATTCCGCCGCACCGCTACGGAGCCGACCCCAGCCAATGGATCACTGTGCCACCCCAGGGCTACGGCGGGATCCAGTGGGTCGTCGCCACGCTCATGGACGGACTGCTGGCGGCCGGTTGCGAGATCCTGCTCCTCGGAGCGCCGGGAAGCCCCGTCCAGGAGGGTGTCACGGTGTCTGCTGCTGTCGAGACGGCCGACATCCACGAGGCCATCGAGACGTTCGGCCCGGACATCATCCACGACCACTCAAACAACGACGCACTGCCGGCCTGCGATCTCAGGCCAACGGTGAGCACACACCACCTCAACGGCGTGCCTGAGCGCCAGATCAACGGCATCTACCTCTCCCGCGCACAACGTACCGCCGCGGGGTCCCTATCCGCCCCCGTGATCCGGTTGCCGGTCAACCCTTCGCGATATCCATTCCAAGAGGCGAAGGACGACTACTTCCTCTTCCTGGGCCGAGTCTCCGTACACAAGGGCGTGCGCGAAGCGGCAGCGTTCGCGCACGCCGCCGGCGTACCGCTGACGGTCGCCGGACCGGCCTGGGAGAAGGACTACCTGGACGCCCTGCTGGCCGACTTCCCGAACACCGTCCACTACATAGGCGAAGTCGGCGGTGACACGCGTACCCGACTCATCGCACGCGCCCGAGCGCAACTCGTGCTGTCCCAGCCGTGGGGAGGACCGTTCGGCGGACGATGGATCGAGCCCGGCGCCACCGTGGTCTCGGAGGCCGCAGCCAGCGGCACCCCGGTGATCGCCAGCGACAACGGATGCCTGCCCGAGATCGTCCCCGGCGTCGGGACGGTGCTGCCGGTCGGGCGGGAGATCACACCCAGTGACGCGAAGCGCGTGTTGGCATCACTACCCAAGGCTCAGTCCG